In the genome of Fusarium fujikuroi IMI 58289 draft genome, chromosome FFUJ_chr02, one region contains:
- a CDS encoding related to CUE domain protein, which produces MKAFLTRPKRKSSPELQKEIAEPEESTEVKLALLSSLHPQLDQEILLDILLAHDGSVAEASASLRVQAPVKKGTQVIGYQQSLKQYATPSDSTSLDSTPKKKKLKSKAGSTLHLYDPEDVAEHTPCTIIHNFLPAEDANELLQELLEESKSFEKITFQLFENVVSSPHTSSFYVESYDEIERQKTEYHYNGGRLTDVRRITPQLIKVKPKVQEAVNSEIQKRIKTRYPGGKKLKYQSPNPWVPNSAFVNAYTGPQQNVGWHSDHLTYLGPRAVIGSISLGVAREFRVRRIVPRDSDAKTVQEQDAQGQISIHLPHNSLLVMHAEMQEEWKHSIAPALSIDPHPISGTTRINITYRDYKANLHPRSTPKCRCGLPCVLRAVTKKKDNLGKYFWMCYANSPGQDKCGFFQWAEFDDDGNPLFRKGAGTKT; this is translated from the exons ATGAAAGCTTTTTTGACTCGTCCCAAGCGGAAATCATCTCCAGAGCTTCAAAAGGAAATCGCAGAACCAGAAGAGTCAACCGAAGTCAAGTTGGCTTTATTATCGTCTCTGCATCCTCAACTTGATCAGGAAATTCTACTAGACATCTTACTAGCGCATGATGGATCCGTTGCTGAGGCATCGGCGTCGCTTAGAGTCCAGGCCCCGGTGAAGAAAGGCACTCAAGTTATTGGATACCAGCAGTCCTTGAAGCAATATGCAACCCCAAGTGACTCGACATCCTTGGATTCTACAcctaagaagaagaaattaAAGTCAAAAGCCGGAAGCACATTGCACCTGTATGATCCGGAAGACGTGGCTGAACATACGCCGTGCACGATTATACACAACTTTTTACCGGCTGAAGACGCCAACGAATTACTCCAAGAACTACTTGAAGAATCAAAATCGTTCGAGAAGATCACTTTCCAATTATTTGAGAACGTAGTATCAAGTCCCCATACGTCAAGCTTCTATGTCGAAAGCTACGACGAGATCGAACGGCAGAAAACAGAGTACCACTACAACGGCGGTCGACTTACG GATGTCCGGCGCATTACACCTCAGCttatcaaggtcaagccaaaagtccaagaagctgtCAATTCCGAGATTCAGAAACGAATCAAGACTCGATACCCTGGCGGGAAAAAGTTGAAATATCAATCTCCAAATCCCTGGGTCCCAAACTCAGCATTTGTCAATGCATATACCGGCCCGCAGCAGAATGTCGGATGGCATAGCGACCATCTCACATATCTTGGACCTCGCGCCGTCATCGGGTCTATTTCACTCGGGGTTGCCCGCGAATTTCGTGTCAGACGTATAGTACCCAGAGACAGCGATGCGAAAACGGTCCAAGAGCAAGATGCACAAGGTCAAATATCAATCCATCTTCCACATAACTCTCTTCTCGTGATGCATGCCGAGATGCAAGAAGAGTGGAAGCATAGCATCGCGCCGGCATTATCGATTGATCCACATCCAATTTCTGGCACTACGCGTATCAATATTACATACCGAGACTACAAGGCAAACCTACACCCACGATCTACACCAAAGTGCCGATGTGGGCTGCCGTGCGTCTTAAGAGCGGTGACGAAAAAGAAGGACAATTTGGGGAAATACTTTTGGATGTGTTATGCCAACTCTCCCGGACAGGACAAATGCGGATTCTTTCAGTGGGCTGagtttgacgatgatgggaATCCCCTGTTTAGAAAAGGAGCTGGCACCAAGACTTAG
- a CDS encoding probable peroxisome biogenesis factor 7 translates to MAAMLEFRTQGYNPYAVKYSPYYDSRIAVATSANFGIVGNGRVFALALTAQGVQVEKTFDTNDALYDLSWSEINENQLIAACGDGSLKLFDLGIDDFPVMNFHEHKRETFSVCWNPITKDTFISSSWDGTVKIWSPTRNHSIKTLPIGNCTYSTSFCPSNPALISAVSSDSHLRIFDLRTPSSAKYHLTATIPVHASGPQPSPGASAPAEILTHDWNKYRDTVIATGGVDRVLRTFDIRNPNGGPLSIMQGHEYAVRRLSWSPHSSDTLISASYDMTVRLWNDGSNQQQAPPMGPAIGSQMGIMNRHTEFVTGVDWCLFGMGGWVASVGWDERVLLWDANMLMGQRIP, encoded by the exons ATGGCTGCAATGCTCGAATTCCGAACCCAAGGGTACAATCCCTACGCCGTCAAGTATTCTCCGTACTACGACTCGCGAATTGCCGTTGCGACTTCTGCCAACTTTGGCATTGTGGGCAATGGTCGGGTATTTGCGCTCGCTCTGACGGCGCAGGGCGTACAAGTTGAGAAAAC TTTCGATACAAACGATGCTCTGTACGACTTGTCTTGGTCCGAGATCAACGAGAACCAGTTGATTGCTGCATGTGGCGATGGGTCGTTGAAACTGTTTGACTTGGGAATTGACGATTTTCCGGTTATGAACTTTCACGAACATAAGCGAGAAACCTTCTCTGTCTGTTGGAACCCTATAACCAAGGATACATTCATATCGAGCTCATGGGACGGCACAGTCAAGATC TGGTCACCGACGCGAAATCACTCGATAAAGACGCTGCCCATCGGAAATTGTACCTACAGCACATCGTTCTGCCCCTCCAACCCCGCCTTGATATCTGCCGTCTCCTCCGACTCCCACCTCCGAATCTTTGACCTCCGAACACCTTCTTCGGCAAAGTACCACCTCACGGCGACGATACCGGTCCACGCTTCCGGACCGCAACCGTCACCCGGAGCTTCTGCGCCTGCCGAGATTCTTACCCACGATTGGAATAAGTACCGGGACACGGTGATAGCTACAGGTGGTGTGGACAGAGTTCTACGAACCTTTGACATACGGAACCCTAACGGAGGTCCGCTGTCAATCATGCAGGGCCATGAATATGCTGTGCGGCGCCTATCGTGGAGTCCCCATTCGAGTGACACTCTTATAAGTGCCAGTTACGACATGACAGTTCGGTTATGGAATGACGGTTCGAATCAGCAGCAAGCTCCGCCAATGGGACCAGCAATAGGAAGTCAGATGGGAATCATGAATCGACATACGGAGTTTGTCACGGGAGTAGACTGGTGTCTTTTTGGTATGGGGGGTTGGGTGGCTTCTGTGGGCTGGGACGAGAGAGTGTTATTGTGGGACGCCAATATGCTGATGGGCCAACGAATACCATGA